One genomic segment of Desulfocapsa sulfexigens DSM 10523 includes these proteins:
- a CDS encoding glutamate-5-semialdehyde dehydrogenase: protein MTTLENDICDIARRARVAARSLVSLSTESKNNVLRLMAEAIDEQRDFIQDENQKDLVAGKGKGLSSAMLDRLELSDSVIASMRNGLAEVAALPDPVGEISKMTKRPNGLMVGRMRIPLGVIGMIYESRPNVTVDAAALCLKAGNAIILRGGSEAIHSNRALASVLQGVLESQEIAADAIQVIPVTDRKAVNVLLNQEEYIDLIIPRGGEGLIRFVSENSRIPVLKHYKGVCHIYVDADADLQKATPVIVNSKAQRPGVCNALEGLLIHRDIAETYLPVLAAELKEHNVKMLGCKKSVMIAPEITPAMESDWGTEFLNLTLCVKVVANMEEAFSYIDRYGSQHTEIILTENYSNASRFVAEVDASAVMVNASTRFNDGGELGLGTEIGISTTKLHAYGPMGLEELTTRKFVVYGQGQVRQ from the coding sequence ATGACTACCCTTGAAAATGACATCTGCGATATCGCCAGACGTGCAAGAGTTGCCGCTCGATCTCTCGTTTCACTATCAACTGAATCGAAGAATAATGTTCTTCGTCTAATGGCGGAAGCCATAGATGAACAACGTGATTTTATCCAGGATGAAAATCAGAAGGATCTTGTTGCTGGTAAAGGAAAGGGCCTATCCAGTGCTATGCTTGATCGTCTTGAATTGTCGGACAGCGTTATTGCATCCATGAGAAATGGCCTGGCAGAGGTTGCAGCTCTTCCAGATCCTGTTGGGGAAATATCAAAAATGACCAAACGTCCCAACGGATTGATGGTCGGTCGTATGCGTATCCCCTTAGGGGTTATTGGAATGATTTACGAATCGCGTCCTAATGTTACCGTTGATGCAGCAGCCCTCTGTTTAAAGGCCGGTAATGCCATCATTCTGCGCGGCGGATCTGAAGCCATACATTCCAACAGGGCATTGGCCTCAGTGTTACAAGGTGTCCTTGAAAGCCAGGAAATAGCTGCAGATGCCATTCAGGTTATTCCCGTTACCGACCGTAAGGCTGTGAATGTTTTGCTTAATCAGGAAGAATATATTGATCTCATAATTCCTCGTGGAGGAGAGGGGCTCATACGCTTCGTTTCAGAAAACTCACGCATTCCAGTTCTCAAACATTATAAAGGTGTCTGCCACATCTATGTTGATGCAGATGCTGATCTTCAAAAGGCAACACCGGTAATTGTTAATTCAAAAGCACAAAGACCTGGAGTCTGTAATGCCCTTGAGGGGTTGCTCATCCACAGGGATATCGCAGAAACATATCTTCCCGTCTTGGCAGCAGAACTCAAAGAGCATAATGTGAAGATGCTTGGATGTAAGAAGTCGGTGATGATTGCTCCCGAGATTACACCTGCAATGGAAAGTGATTGGGGAACTGAATTTTTAAATCTCACGCTCTGTGTGAAAGTGGTTGCCAATATGGAAGAGGCATTTTCCTATATCGATCGATATGGGTCACAGCATACAGAGATTATTCTCACAGAAAACTATTCAAATGCGAGTAGGTTTGTTGCTGAGGTTGACGCTTCAGCCGTAATGGTAAATGCCTCTACCCGATTCAATGATGGCGGTGAACTTGGATTAGGTACAGAAATTGGAATTAGTACCACTAAGTTACATGCTTATGGTCCTATGGGATTAGAAGAGTTAACAACAAGAAAGTTTGTAGTATATGGCCAGGGCCAGGTCAGGCAGTGA
- the nadD gene encoding nicotinate-nucleotide adenylyltransferase — translation MIHRTGILGGTFDPVHNGHLALAAAAGNVCDLSEVVLLPAAVPPHKATKDITKFSHRAAMLTLAVRDNPLFYVSTIEELLPSPSYTIDTLQYLRIHSAGASQFYFITGADAFLDILSWHKYEDVLMASHFIVFSRNGCKNKKLNKLLLFLNYKKQTNNWWYNQKSRKSIYTSTIALPTVSSSEVRKRISSGKGVDSLVPEEVARYIRDHGLYKA, via the coding sequence GTGATTCATCGAACAGGAATTCTTGGCGGTACCTTTGATCCCGTCCATAATGGTCACCTGGCACTTGCTGCCGCCGCCGGGAATGTATGTGATCTCTCGGAGGTTGTTCTTTTACCAGCGGCAGTCCCGCCTCACAAAGCAACTAAGGACATTACAAAATTTTCACATCGAGCAGCCATGCTGACCCTGGCGGTCAGGGATAACCCGCTTTTTTATGTGTCTACTATTGAGGAACTGTTACCCTCACCTTCCTATACCATTGACACACTGCAGTATTTAAGAATTCACTCCGCCGGGGCAAGCCAATTTTATTTTATTACAGGTGCCGATGCATTTCTTGATATCCTTTCCTGGCACAAATACGAAGACGTGCTCATGGCTAGCCATTTTATCGTTTTTTCGAGAAATGGTTGTAAAAACAAAAAACTGAACAAACTGTTGCTCTTTCTGAATTACAAAAAACAAACCAATAACTGGTGGTATAATCAAAAATCCAGAAAGTCAATATATACATCAACCATTGCCCTCCCCACGGTTTCATCCTCTGAAGTTCGAAAACGGATTTCCAGTGGAAAAGGTGTGGATTCTCTGGTTCCTGAAGAGGTTGCCAGATATATAAGAGACCATGGACTCTATAAAGCCTGA
- a CDS encoding chemotaxis protein CheB, which yields MSTSEHLQNPVKVLIVDDSWVLRRVLRGTLAKRDDVSVAGEATNGIEALEMILKLQPDVILLDMEMPVMDGMTTLQHLMIHTPTPTIMLSSLSKKGTARCFDALKYGAVDFVSKNSFFQGMDSTAHSKLVLNKIFAAAKTSVQSIDPMHQKDESGVVGKLREKVVFCEDCGTRQSVKAWPLNDDVIKCQKCGDDIPVLMNKRYRRMNFITVIGAGEGGYANLLKMIPALSPEMGGAICVMVLDDRNRVQSFVKYLDAISDFDVLLGKNGTTLEGGCCYLFSGAEQVLLSPYSGNYSFKIQPTANTDSSARIDELMASAGTLLKDRVAGVLLSGEESDGSRGIEKILAEGGNCFVLNPDHCFHKTMTSGPFVRFNLQGGLNETLLAAKIQECHFAKKENVITA from the coding sequence ATGAGCACGAGTGAACATCTCCAAAATCCTGTTAAAGTTCTTATTGTAGACGATTCTTGGGTTCTACGCAGAGTGCTGCGTGGTACCCTCGCCAAGAGAGATGATGTCTCCGTAGCAGGTGAAGCAACAAACGGAATAGAGGCTTTGGAGATGATACTGAAACTTCAACCGGATGTGATCCTTCTGGACATGGAAATGCCGGTTATGGATGGGATGACCACTCTGCAGCATTTGATGATCCACACGCCAACACCGACTATAATGCTTTCTTCTCTGAGTAAAAAAGGGACTGCCCGTTGTTTTGATGCTTTGAAGTATGGTGCAGTAGATTTTGTATCAAAGAATAGTTTTTTTCAGGGAATGGATAGCACTGCTCACTCAAAACTTGTACTAAATAAAATATTTGCTGCTGCTAAAACCTCCGTCCAGTCTATTGACCCAATGCACCAGAAAGATGAGTCCGGTGTAGTAGGAAAGCTCCGTGAAAAAGTTGTTTTCTGTGAGGATTGTGGAACCAGGCAGAGCGTGAAGGCCTGGCCGCTCAATGACGATGTTATTAAATGCCAGAAATGTGGCGATGATATACCAGTTCTTATGAATAAACGTTATCGACGGATGAACTTTATCACAGTAATTGGTGCAGGAGAGGGTGGCTACGCCAACCTTCTCAAGATGATTCCGGCCCTGAGTCCAGAGATGGGCGGGGCAATCTGTGTTATGGTTCTGGATGACCGCAATCGCGTTCAGTCATTTGTTAAATATCTTGATGCAATCAGTGATTTTGACGTCTTACTTGGAAAAAATGGTACTACCCTTGAAGGTGGGTGCTGCTACCTTTTTTCAGGGGCTGAACAGGTGCTCCTGTCACCTTATTCCGGGAATTATAGCTTTAAGATCCAGCCAACTGCTAACACCGATTCCTCTGCAAGAATAGATGAATTAATGGCCTCCGCAGGGACCCTGTTGAAAGATCGTGTAGCCGGTGTTTTGCTCTCCGGGGAGGAATCCGATGGAAGTAGGGGGATTGAAAAGATTCTCGCCGAGGGAGGGAATTGTTTTGTTTTGAATCCAGATCACTGTTTTCATAAAACTATGACCAGTGGTCCCTTTGTGCGATTCAATCTTCAAGGGGGGCTTAATGAGACCCTGCTTGCGGCTAAAATCCAGGAATGTCATTTCGCAAAAAAAGAAAACGTTATTACCGCCTGA
- a CDS encoding PilZ domain-containing protein translates to MEKVDPVERRAYCRVSIDMDIEVCHIQDEGQSFDLSVILCRGRDVSGGGISFYGHIRYTNESLLRLQIPLSTKESTSRTDGVRLLKVLGKVMWCKKNIDTNSYVTGVQFLNIYEQDFKILVDYVHGCLSV, encoded by the coding sequence ATGGAGAAAGTTGATCCAGTCGAAAGACGTGCTTATTGCCGTGTGTCCATTGATATGGACATTGAAGTGTGTCACATTCAGGATGAGGGACAATCTTTCGATCTTTCCGTTATTTTATGTCGCGGAAGAGATGTAAGTGGCGGTGGGATTTCATTTTACGGTCACATTCGATATACGAATGAGAGTCTCCTACGTCTTCAGATTCCCCTTTCAACTAAAGAAAGTACCTCCCGGACAGATGGCGTAAGACTTCTTAAAGTGTTGGGAAAGGTTATGTGGTGCAAGAAGAACATTGATACAAACAGCTATGTTACAGGTGTACAGTTTTTAAATATTTATGAACAGGATTTTAAGATACTGGTTGATTATGTTCATGGCTGTCTAAGTGTTTAA
- the proB gene encoding glutamate 5-kinase, with product MNENNTEISLEDGLFLRQTYFDKAKRIVVKVGSAVLTDEKGIDTNIIQNIARELSFLKKSGREVILVSSGAVAAGKRKITIPDNVEIGIEEKQALAAIGQPVLMQSYEAAFEECGQVVAQVLLTHSDLANRKRYLCVRNTILALFRFDAIPILNENDTVAVDELRFGDNDTLAALIANLIEADMFICLTDVVGLYTGNPQTDSDARQLYTVAAVTKEIESMAGNVKSALGTGGMRSKIRAAKMVSSGGGSSFIGPGRNPQILQQLFSGEMVGTFFLPAQDKIKPRKQWIAHVLHPRGFLMLDAGACRAISANGCSLLPSGIQEIRGDFGVGDAVHCIDPDGKVIAAGLINYCSSDVAKIKQHRSDEISNLLGTKDYDEVIHRDNLVLL from the coding sequence ATGAATGAAAATAATACCGAAATTAGCCTGGAAGATGGCCTTTTTCTACGCCAAACGTATTTTGACAAGGCAAAACGAATTGTTGTAAAGGTCGGCTCTGCAGTGCTCACCGATGAGAAAGGTATTGATACAAATATCATTCAAAATATTGCTCGTGAATTGAGCTTTCTCAAAAAAAGTGGTCGGGAAGTTATCCTTGTGAGCTCTGGAGCTGTTGCTGCCGGAAAGCGTAAAATTACCATTCCTGATAATGTCGAAATAGGAATTGAAGAGAAACAGGCACTTGCGGCTATTGGCCAGCCCGTTCTTATGCAATCCTATGAGGCAGCTTTTGAGGAGTGTGGTCAAGTTGTGGCTCAAGTACTGCTTACCCACTCTGATCTTGCCAATCGTAAGCGCTACCTCTGTGTCCGCAATACCATCCTCGCACTTTTTCGGTTTGATGCAATCCCCATCCTCAATGAAAACGATACCGTTGCTGTTGATGAACTCCGTTTTGGAGATAACGACACACTTGCGGCTTTAATTGCAAATCTCATTGAAGCGGACATGTTTATTTGTCTCACGGATGTGGTTGGTTTGTATACAGGGAATCCCCAGACAGATTCAGATGCTCGACAGCTATATACTGTGGCTGCCGTAACTAAAGAAATTGAATCCATGGCAGGTAATGTCAAAAGTGCACTTGGAACCGGTGGGATGCGGTCTAAAATACGGGCCGCCAAAATGGTTTCTTCTGGAGGAGGGTCTTCTTTTATTGGGCCAGGACGTAATCCACAAATTTTACAACAGCTCTTTAGCGGTGAGATGGTAGGTACTTTTTTTCTACCTGCCCAGGATAAAATAAAACCACGAAAACAATGGATTGCTCATGTATTGCACCCCAGGGGCTTTCTGATGCTTGATGCTGGCGCTTGTAGAGCGATATCTGCCAATGGCTGTAGTCTCCTTCCATCCGGGATCCAGGAGATTCGTGGGGACTTCGGAGTGGGCGATGCTGTTCACTGCATTGATCCTGATGGTAAAGTTATTGCGGCGGGTCTTATCAATTACTGCTCCTCCGATGTTGCAAAAATAAAACAACACCGTTCCGATGAAATATCGAATTTACTTGGGACGAAAGATTATGATGAAGTTATTCACCGTGATAATCTCGTATTACTTTAA
- the rplU gene encoding 50S ribosomal protein L21 — MYAIIRTGGKQYQVASGDQLRVEKLEGSVGDTVELTDVLMVVDGENVQVGSPVVENAKVVAKIAEQGKAKKVIIFKKKRRKGYRLRKGHRQMYTALKIQEITA; from the coding sequence ATGTATGCAATAATAAGAACCGGTGGAAAACAGTATCAAGTTGCCAGTGGCGATCAGCTTCGTGTGGAGAAGCTTGAAGGAAGTGTTGGCGACACCGTTGAACTCACCGATGTATTAATGGTCGTGGATGGTGAGAATGTTCAGGTTGGAAGCCCGGTAGTTGAAAATGCAAAGGTAGTTGCCAAAATTGCTGAGCAGGGTAAAGCCAAAAAAGTTATCATTTTCAAGAAAAAACGTCGTAAAGGTTACAGATTGAGAAAAGGTCATCGACAGATGTATACTGCTCTTAAAATTCAGGAAATTACTGCCTGA
- a CDS encoding AP2 domain-containing protein: MDQEKQKEFMLKRQKDIARIDQESKRTHGWYVRVRFQGKTYSKFFSDKKCGGRYSSLLSAIAWRDSTEKRLGKIRTNKHLVTVSNSGTGVVGVRLNDGFNRYEVSWVTTEGKQGKTSVSIRKHGKEGAFIKACAIRQEKERARLGI; this comes from the coding sequence ATGGATCAGGAAAAACAGAAAGAATTTATGTTAAAGAGGCAAAAGGACATTGCCAGAATTGACCAGGAATCAAAACGAACTCACGGTTGGTATGTTCGGGTACGATTTCAGGGAAAAACGTATTCAAAGTTTTTTTCAGACAAAAAGTGTGGAGGTCGTTATTCCAGTCTGCTTTCTGCCATTGCATGGCGTGACTCAACCGAAAAGAGGCTTGGTAAGATTCGTACCAATAAGCATCTTGTAACCGTTAGCAACTCCGGGACTGGCGTGGTTGGGGTGAGACTGAATGACGGTTTTAATCGCTATGAGGTGAGTTGGGTGACAACTGAAGGTAAGCAGGGAAAAACGTCCGTTTCCATACGAAAACATGGAAAAGAGGGGGCATTTATAAAGGCATGTGCCATTCGTCAGGAAAAAGAAAGGGCACGGTTAGGGATTTAG
- the obgE gene encoding GTPase ObgE, whose amino-acid sequence MAFVDQAKFHVKAGDGGNGCVSFRREKYVPKGGPDGGDGGRGGDVIIQCTSNLQSLIDFRYRSHFKAERGVHGKGKDMHGRKGKSCYLQVPLGSVIKSAETGEILADLREEGDQYVAAHGGKGGAGNPHFASGTNRTPRIAKKGQEGEEMWLFIELKLIADIGLVGLPNAGKSTLLSQLSAANPKVASYPFTTLEPQLGVLHLKHMESCIIADIPGLIEGAHEGVGLGFTFLRHIERTRILLHILDGSSEKALDEYHVVENELEAYNKELVDRTTLVVLNKADIAEPDHLKSLKKSLEKKGLQVAIISGLTGQGIEELKATLADVLDKLNNPATNQSADDKQYGIH is encoded by the coding sequence ATGGCCTTTGTAGATCAGGCAAAATTTCATGTGAAAGCTGGTGATGGCGGGAACGGCTGTGTAAGTTTTCGACGGGAAAAATACGTCCCCAAAGGCGGCCCTGATGGTGGCGATGGCGGAAGGGGGGGCGATGTAATTATCCAATGTACCAGCAATTTGCAGTCTCTTATTGACTTTCGCTATCGTTCGCATTTTAAAGCTGAGCGTGGTGTTCATGGGAAGGGTAAGGATATGCATGGGCGTAAGGGGAAGAGCTGTTATCTGCAGGTTCCCTTAGGCTCCGTCATAAAGAGTGCTGAAACCGGTGAAATACTCGCTGACCTTCGTGAAGAAGGGGACCAGTATGTGGCCGCACATGGAGGCAAAGGGGGGGCTGGTAATCCTCATTTTGCATCGGGTACCAATAGAACGCCCCGTATAGCCAAAAAGGGTCAAGAAGGTGAGGAGATGTGGCTCTTTATTGAGCTCAAGTTGATTGCTGACATCGGATTGGTGGGATTGCCAAATGCCGGCAAATCTACACTGCTTTCTCAACTTTCGGCCGCTAATCCCAAGGTGGCAAGTTATCCTTTCACCACACTTGAGCCACAGCTGGGTGTCCTTCACTTGAAGCATATGGAATCATGTATTATTGCTGACATACCAGGGCTTATTGAAGGTGCACATGAGGGAGTAGGGCTCGGTTTCACTTTTCTTCGACACATAGAACGAACACGTATACTTCTGCATATCCTTGATGGATCTAGCGAAAAGGCACTTGATGAATATCACGTTGTGGAAAATGAGTTGGAGGCATACAATAAAGAACTTGTCGATAGAACCACTCTGGTTGTTCTGAATAAGGCCGATATTGCAGAACCTGATCATCTTAAATCATTAAAGAAATCTCTTGAGAAAAAAGGGTTACAGGTTGCGATTATATCCGGTCTCACCGGCCAGGGAATTGAAGAATTAAAAGCAACTTTAGCCGATGTACTCGATAAATTGAACAACCCTGCTACAAATCAGTCTGCTGATGATAAGCAGTACGGTATTCATTAA
- the dfsP gene encoding DUF166 family (seleno)protein DfsP, protein MNILVFQQHGSGEHKIEGVLHYGKDIKINRIITIDTHLPEFIEDPEDWIESDFSADLVLNFLKHPDLVDYLIRLCEQKSIPVVSAGQKGGGFTPFTCCGLGRNERLGSYGDTFGLPEYKVILEGEIIRDIEVIRGAPCGATWDALQEYVGCRVDDVLIRLPRQVQYFCSADPSGFDPVSGKSPVHFAGYVHIAALKKAIEEAG, encoded by the coding sequence ATGAACATTCTTGTTTTTCAACAGCATGGCTCAGGCGAACATAAAATTGAAGGCGTGTTGCATTATGGCAAAGATATAAAGATAAACAGGATTATTACTATAGACACTCATTTACCTGAATTTATCGAAGATCCAGAGGATTGGATCGAAAGTGATTTTAGTGCTGATCTTGTCCTGAATTTCCTGAAACATCCTGATCTGGTTGACTATCTTATCCGTCTTTGTGAACAGAAAAGTATTCCAGTGGTATCCGCCGGCCAAAAAGGTGGTGGGTTCACTCCTTTTACCTGCTGTGGTCTCGGGAGAAATGAAAGGCTTGGAAGTTACGGGGATACCTTCGGATTACCTGAGTATAAGGTGATTCTTGAGGGTGAGATTATTAGGGATATTGAGGTGATACGTGGCGCTCCCTGTGGAGCAACCTGGGATGCATTGCAGGAATACGTTGGTTGTCGTGTTGATGACGTTCTCATCAGGTTGCCACGGCAGGTGCAATATTTCTGTTCGGCAGATCCCAGTGGTTTTGATCCGGTAAGTGGTAAGAGTCCTGTCCATTTTGCCGGATATGTTCACATTGCGGCACTGAAGAAGGCTATTGAAGAGGCTGGTTAA
- a CDS encoding bifunctional ADP-dependent NAD(P)H-hydrate dehydratase/NAD(P)H-hydrate epimerase, whose translation MKLPNAAEMRGLDQSAINDYHIPGIVLMENAGLGTVQMMEKELGSPSSSFALIFVGPGNNGGDGLVIGRHLHQRGCKPIFFFLVDPDQLTGDAAANMAIVRKLRLPFHVIDTISRAQTLPVLYKQFMNQGTPCYAIVDAIFGTGLARVVTKQFAETIRFINHSDAVRGIPVIAVDIPSGMDSDNGKVLGTCVRASYTATYGCPKPGHILHNGPEFAAKISVIDIGIPPEAMQRAKITTELLDKRSAAAMVSSLKRVDNAHKGTHGHLVVLAGSIGKTGAAVLAVKGALRTGSGLVSLFSPTDLNSVYETLLVEAMTIPLPKSTTVPSMQDLEHIKQHIEEKNALIIGPGIGTESTTTELVLNLYETLTLPMVIDADALNILAKNRKKLPVPAGPRIFSPHPGEMARLLGGSTDTVRENRVKAAREACRIYSMGRKDCIMILKGAGTIVTSSAGLTYINTSGNPGMATGGMGDVLTGIIGALLCQNLDVERAAAAGVFLHGMAGDLLYRQSGFGYTASELGDAIPGCIKELLHIA comes from the coding sequence ATGAAGTTACCCAATGCCGCAGAAATGCGTGGCCTCGACCAAAGTGCAATAAACGACTACCACATTCCCGGTATCGTCCTGATGGAGAATGCAGGATTAGGGACTGTCCAGATGATGGAAAAAGAACTCGGTTCTCCCTCCAGCTCATTCGCTCTCATTTTTGTAGGTCCTGGAAATAATGGTGGAGATGGCCTCGTTATTGGCAGACACCTTCACCAGAGAGGCTGCAAGCCCATTTTCTTTTTTCTTGTCGATCCCGATCAACTAACCGGTGATGCTGCAGCCAATATGGCCATAGTTCGCAAATTACGGCTCCCCTTTCATGTGATTGACACTATCAGCAGAGCTCAAACGCTCCCGGTTCTTTACAAACAATTTATGAATCAGGGTACCCCCTGTTATGCAATAGTAGACGCCATCTTTGGCACCGGACTGGCACGTGTAGTCACAAAACAGTTCGCGGAAACTATACGTTTTATCAATCATTCTGATGCAGTGCGTGGTATTCCCGTTATCGCCGTAGATATCCCATCCGGAATGGATTCCGACAACGGCAAGGTTCTTGGAACCTGTGTTCGTGCAAGTTATACTGCAACCTATGGCTGCCCGAAACCAGGCCATATCCTTCACAACGGCCCCGAGTTTGCCGCAAAAATTTCTGTTATTGACATTGGCATTCCTCCAGAGGCTATGCAACGTGCCAAAATCACTACTGAGCTTCTCGATAAAAGATCTGCCGCAGCCATGGTCTCATCTCTAAAAAGGGTGGACAATGCCCATAAAGGCACTCATGGACATCTTGTGGTTCTTGCTGGATCCATAGGAAAGACGGGTGCTGCTGTACTTGCTGTTAAGGGGGCACTTCGTACAGGAAGCGGGCTGGTCAGTCTTTTCAGCCCGACGGATTTGAATTCTGTCTACGAAACACTCCTTGTTGAAGCAATGACCATTCCCCTGCCGAAATCCACAACAGTACCCTCCATGCAAGACCTTGAACATATCAAACAGCACATCGAGGAAAAAAATGCTTTGATTATAGGTCCTGGAATCGGTACCGAGTCAACCACAACTGAACTTGTACTGAATCTTTACGAAACACTCACCTTACCCATGGTAATCGATGCTGATGCCTTGAACATTCTAGCTAAGAATCGTAAAAAACTTCCTGTTCCTGCAGGGCCTAGAATTTTCTCGCCACATCCAGGAGAAATGGCAAGACTTCTTGGCGGTTCAACTGATACCGTCAGAGAAAATCGTGTAAAGGCAGCAAGGGAGGCGTGCAGAATTTACAGCATGGGCCGTAAAGATTGTATTATGATTTTAAAAGGTGCCGGAACCATTGTCACCTCTTCAGCAGGCCTCACCTATATCAACACCAGCGGAAACCCCGGAATGGCTACCGGAGGTATGGGAGATGTGCTAACTGGTATAATTGGCGCATTGCTCTGTCAAAACCTGGACGTTGAAAGAGCTGCTGCCGCTGGAGTGTTTCTCCATGGAATGGCCGGAGATCTCCTCTATAGGCAGAGTGGATTTGGCTATACAGCTTCTGAGCTTGGAGACGCAATACCAGGATGTATTAAGGAGTTACTTCACATTGCCTAA
- the rpmA gene encoding 50S ribosomal protein L27 — protein MAHKKAGGSSRNGRDSKGQRRGVKRFGGETISAGTIIVRQLGTVIHPGTNVGCGRDYTLFAKVDGIVTFEDFGHKKKRVSVYPAA, from the coding sequence ATGGCACATAAAAAAGCTGGTGGTAGTTCCAGGAATGGTCGCGATAGTAAAGGTCAAAGACGTGGCGTGAAACGTTTTGGTGGAGAAACTATCTCTGCAGGCACTATTATTGTACGTCAACTCGGCACTGTTATTCATCCGGGAACCAACGTTGGTTGTGGAAGAGATTATACTCTTTTTGCCAAAGTTGATGGTATTGTTACCTTTGAAGATTTTGGACATAAGAAAAAAAGGGTAAGCGTTTATCCGGCCGCCTGA
- the rpsF gene encoding 30S ribosomal protein S6, which translates to MRRYETIYILRPTMSENEITAVIENTNTILGTEGGQMISLDKWGVRTLAYEIKKETLGYYVYCDYACDPDNVIEMERRFRIDDSVMKYMTVKLEESIDEEGIVSARGEYEAAAIAAAKRAAEASDQEEDLDEDDTLDDDDVEND; encoded by the coding sequence ATGCGCAGGTATGAAACGATCTACATTCTTCGCCCCACGATGAGCGAGAATGAGATCACCGCAGTAATAGAAAACACAAATACAATTCTTGGCACCGAAGGAGGTCAGATGATCTCCCTTGATAAATGGGGTGTTCGTACTCTTGCCTACGAAATCAAAAAAGAAACTCTGGGATACTATGTTTACTGCGACTATGCATGCGATCCTGACAATGTCATAGAGATGGAACGCAGATTCCGAATTGATGATTCGGTCATGAAATATATGACTGTTAAGCTTGAAGAATCTATCGATGAAGAAGGAATTGTGTCTGCTCGCGGTGAATATGAAGCGGCAGCAATTGCTGCTGCCAAGCGTGCAGCAGAGGCCAGTGATCAGGAAGAAGATCTGGATGAAGACGACACACTTGACGACGATGACGTCGAAAACGACTGA
- a CDS encoding MazG nucleotide pyrophosphohydrolase domain-containing protein — translation MNTCKNTFFSFCQTIAKLRSDDGCPWDRKQTTTSLKKYIAEECAELLEAIDENDPIHLCEEIGDVLFLLVLLSEIQSESAHFTIEDVISGINAKMIRRHPHVFAGTELKNEIDLNKQWEKIKSMEKKKK, via the coding sequence ATGAATACCTGCAAAAATACTTTTTTTTCATTTTGTCAGACAATTGCCAAATTACGATCCGATGACGGGTGTCCGTGGGACAGAAAACAAACCACAACAAGTCTTAAAAAATACATTGCTGAAGAATGCGCTGAACTTCTTGAGGCAATTGACGAAAATGACCCTATACACTTATGTGAGGAAATTGGTGATGTACTTTTCCTCCTGGTGTTACTCTCGGAAATCCAATCCGAATCAGCCCATTTTACTATTGAAGACGTTATATCCGGAATCAACGCTAAAATGATTCGTAGACACCCACACGTTTTTGCCGGAACCGAACTCAAAAACGAAATTGACCTCAACAAACAGTGGGAAAAAATAAAATCCATGGAAAAGAAAAAGAAATAA